A part of Rattus rattus isolate New Zealand chromosome 6, Rrattus_CSIRO_v1, whole genome shotgun sequence genomic DNA contains:
- the LOC116903436 gene encoding regenerating islet-derived protein 3-gamma codes for MLTRVALTTMSWMLLSCLMLLSQVQGEDAKEDVPTSRISCPKGSRAYGSYCYALFSVSKSWFDADLACQKRPSGHLVSVLSGAEASFVSSLIKSSGNSGQNVWIGLHDPTLGQEPNRGGWEWSNADVMNYFNWETNPSSVSGSHCGTLTRASGFLRWRENNCISELPYVCKFKA; via the exons ATGCTGACTCGCGTGGCCCTCACCACCATGTCCTGGATGCTGCTGTCTTGCCTGATGCTCTTATCTCAGGTGCAAG GTGAAGATGCCAAGGAAGATGTGCCCACTTCACGCATCAGCTGCCCCAAGGGCTCGCGTGCCTATGGCTCCTATTGCTATGCCTTGTTTAGTGTATCCAAATCTTGGTTTGATGCAGAT CTGGCctgccagaagaggccatcaggaCACCTTGTGTCTGTGCTCAGTGGAGCTGAAGCTTCCTTTGTGTCCTCCTTGATTAAAAGCAGTGGTAACAGTGGCCAAAACGTGTGGATTGGGCTCCATGATCCAACACTG GGCCAAGAACCCAACAGAGGTGGATGGGAGTGGAGTAATGCTGATGTGATGAATTACTTCAACTGGGAGACGAATCCTTCTTCTGTCTCTGGAAGTCACTGTGGGACCCTGACACGAGCCTCAG GATTTCTGAGGTGGAGAGAGAATAATTGTATCTCAGAATTGCCCTAtgtctgcaagttcaaggcctag